The Aedes albopictus strain Foshan chromosome 1, AalbF5, whole genome shotgun sequence genomic interval tttgtcttaatacgtatcaatcgtctctgacaaacgagaaaaactgacctcactgattacctgtctctgagccaaatttggtatagagtcttcagtctccgattaatcgcttcatgtttgatagaGGCTTTTAAttcaatgggttacatagccgctatccgaatgaagagagtaatgttccgcgtaatatatcacaaatcaaaagaggtgcggtacattacgtggagcggatgtactgaattgggtaccagaccaagtccctgctgggtggcacgaaataggtgagccatagacaatagaatcgtcaatgtcgtagggcatagtatgtgactattgtcgaaacaacactatttttggtcattgtccaaccaaaatcataagcggcgtctacttactctaagcgcataactatgttagggtcaagattaggatgaaatcattggtaaaatataataacactttttagtttgtgtagttagttgaactagagttaactttttattgagacattttctgtaggtttattatggattacaatacattagctgtcctttaactgaattattttataacagtaaacaactttattccttcttgataaaagatgtattaacaaaagcatttcaatgtggacaaagaattgccaaactatacatctgatcagatatttttccggtattaaattgggggtggagagttaaacacttacggaaaatagtttttaaatgtcagacaaacatcacatgaacacagccagtgttgcaaaaattcaattcattcatttgaacactaaccaaccaatctgttcaatcatttttccttctagttatgttcaaaacgatttcattcaatcagagcacctatcaaatgagaagcgaatccttgtcaattgaataaactgtcactcgaatgagtagcttaactggaaacacgaaaaaccccgaAAAATTCCGCCacactgaaaaaatgtcgaatgtcgggtcaaagttgggtcaatttttatcgaatgttgggccactgttggaccaacatcgatcaactattgggtctaagttgggtttggtggccaaaataaaaataggtgaatgataggttgatgtcgggtttgacgtcatcaacgatggtaaaagctttgaacctacaacaccacacatttatgcttcctagctggggctcaattgaatgatatgtaccttgactgaggctggagctgatgtcaattgaatgatcagaggctattcaattgatattccgatagtaaatggaaaaatgagtggataccattctcaatttcagctttaaatgtaggttgatactgacacttcgcaccactgaacacagctaccaatgaaccaaaccttctctactgtcttctcattttgccgcttcctatcctcaattgaacttatctgacactagttaggactgtctgtggaagatccgggtttctaattctgtgtaggacttgttaaaacgggatgcctgatatgtactgcggacaaatggtcTGGAAgcactgagcaatcacaattactgtcgtactaatcatatgaaatgcatgcttttctacttacatcccgaacgtcgccaaccggcaaagaggacatgacgaaaaaacgcgagctggccctaacaaaaactagaaatgcgatgaaaatggtcaccgatgcaacgatatggaaacaaaatagatgagaaattatcgaccaaatcaaaatctatgaacatatcgctaatgttctttatcattctttctttttctcgtttcagcaacaaaatcgaaacctctctactatctcttcattttctgcctattcccatcctattcccacatcttcttatatcctctaccccatctatttaatgtatctgacacttgttgggactggtaacgccagcgcctgcctgtggaagatcccggtgtgctaattcggtgtaggacatgttaacgggggaggcttagtaggtccacatctgcccacaagcagatgggctgacagttgtcggcctgggtgtggactgagcaattacaattacaaaattacaattacaattttgagtgttcattccgcttgattgaagtcatttatgagatagtcttgtaataaaaaataaataacttttgaatgctccaaaaatacgctcaaaattgaaggtgacccatcttgccccgcggccgtttatatggagattatatggaatgtatcgcattcgcataagaaaaatggctaaaagccattttattttttttttttccaatgagagtgaataatttttcaatcaatgtcccaaacttttgtatattcatgctggacatctaacaaaattattaatatttaacaaaacatgagtaatgcgcccaaaaatggcactgacccatcttgccccgcgacccatcttgccccgtcccacCCTACCTAcaaaaaatccgtgatcacgtcttccctcggataggaagtaaagccgtaggtcccggcccatgtgttgatgggttcgatatgtatgGTCCACACCTgttggctgtctccctgggcgtcggaatttaaggcttagctcctagacccagccgacgtaaaacacaacttgCGCCAAATGGTGCTAGTTGGCCAAAAGAAAAAGAACCAGTTCACCAGTTGAATTATGTTTACAATAGTGGGTTGAACTAACAAGCCCCTGATTTTCTGCCATAGTTCCAATCAAACAGAAAACCTGTCAAAACGATAAGGTTTCGCACTTCGGTATACCCAAGACACTTTAGGTTGAATATTTTTCCTTGACCCGATGTAAAGCTAATAGGCTATCGTATtgctaataaattacaattacaattgtcgatgttgctgcatcctactcttagcCAGGCATTAAAAATGCTCGGTTCACGAGCAAAATAAACCAATTTCATGCTTAACTTGATGCTCAACAGAAAGATATAGGCCGTGAATGTCCAGCCTCATTGAACTTTACCCTTACCTATAAACATCTGTTAGTAgggtatgagcctctgcacgaatttgccctgtcctgctcactcccacagaacatttgaaaacagcgcgcacagtaaaagtcaaatttgacttttactgtgcgcgctgtttttaaattttctgtgggagtgagcagtacgccagattcgtgcagaggctcattatcggcaggtttattcttttcgtcatgagggtttttttttttgctgaaatttggaCGTACCTACGTGGATTTAAACTCTGAGTTCAACcgctttcaataaaaaaaatcccgtgAAGTAACTTTTGAGATTTTGAGAATAAGGACGAGCTACGTGGTATTTCATGTAGATCGGACGTGAAAAtgaacccgggagcggtcgcgtcgtgtactgagtacacgcaccatgaaaaatgcacgcttgtggtacaccgCGTGAGCGCGGCATCGCTGCAGGTAGTCGCCGACTGCTAGAGGGTTAATTGAAGAGAAAACGTTAGCTTGtagttgtttttcaatgatagatTTGAATGTTGAATATAGTTTTTAATATTTACCAATATCTGTAATTGATTTCAGCTTCCGGGGGAGGGCCGAAAAAGCCGAAACGTGTGAGTGACATCAACGCAATGGGCGCTCCAGCTGCATCCGCCCCGCAGTTCAGTGCATTCGAACAAAGCGCACCACCAATGACGAACAACACTGCATATGGTGTACCAACATCTGCACCCAATGCTTATGGGCCAGGCTTCAATCAATATAGCAACTTTGCTAATGTACCACAACCGCAACCAAACATGCCAATGAATCCGCCTGGACCAACACAGCAACCAGGTGCCAGTTTCCCACCTCAATTTTCCGTTTTTCAACAACCGATTGTGCAAGATATGGCACTACAATATGGACAAAAGTTGGCTGACCAGGGAAAGGAAATTGTACACACTCATTTCGAAAAGTACATCCCAGTGACAAAATTGAAATATTATTTCGCTGTAGATAACCGATACGTGATGAATAAGTTACGATTGATTTTCTTTCCCTTCACTCAAAGGGTAAATCCAATTATTGCAATAGATATGTATTTGCATTTCATTAATTTTCTTTGCTTTTTTAGGATTGGTCCTTAAAATACGATCATGACAATCCGGTACAACCTCGTTACGATATAAACGCACCGGATTTGTACATCCCTACCATGGCTTATATAACATATGTGGTACTAGCCGGAATGGTATTAGGTAAGACGAACTATCATtattatctatctatatatataaaaatgcagtggcatacgtgggaccgcgcataactttcgaacggaaggtccgattttgatcaccttagttttgttctgttagtttccacccaaggaaggtttatgaggcaaaaaacatgaaaaaattgagagtttttgaaaatcgatcttccatacattttgtgaccggggactttgtctgggatagaaacttgaaacgtcaaaaaacgcagtaggtaagacaaagtttgccgggtacagctagttaactATGAAATACAATCTCTGCTCAGCTCCATCCATATTTCAGCTTCGCCACAATTCTCACTTGGCTTTTCAAAATGATCTATCTAACATTAAGAGATTCTCTTTTCTCCCGTTCTCTTTCGATTAATACCTACTACGTGAGAACagatattctattattttttccatacattatcaaaatgtaatgtaaatgagattttttttgcgTAATCATTTATGAGCCTACAAATGCGCcatcaggcataacggagccaagTTCATTTAAAACTATTATTTTACAATTGCATGTTGATTTCTTAaacactatgttagttttggggaaccgtaaaactcgcggtttgatCGAGGTTAGGGAGAACAAAAATTGTTTTAGACAGGGATGGGATTATGGGGACTTTCCGTTGACCTTCAGCAGCGTCGAGTAGAGTTTTGGCGTttcgctgctggtcaaacgtagagtggacaaacgacctgtaacgatacaaacaaacgggaTTCGGAGGGGGAACTAGGTGGACATCCAACACGACAAGAGGGGATCAAACAACTAAATCAATTTTCCGTAAGCACTCGTAAAAGAGCTTCATGTATTCTAAGTCCAGCTTACCCAAAACATCTCTAAGGTCTTCCTTCTCTGGTTTTCCTCGGGCCCTCAGGGACGCACATAGATCGGACCTGGCAAAACCGTATTCGGGACACTCTCACACCACACGGTTGATATTtcgatagcctgcaccacagctacaacgattgctatctgtgagccctattcgatagaaatgcgagccaagagaatagtgattggacataagccaACACATTACCTTGATAAAGTCTCGACCTATGTCCAACCCCTTAAGCCATGGTTTCTTCGACACCTGCGGGAGAATAGAATGTAACCATCTATTTTCacctaaaaagtcactttttttcaacttttttgggaaattaGGTTTTTATTTTCAGTGTG includes:
- the LOC134287788 gene encoding protein YIF1B-A isoform X1 gives rise to the protein MNYNASSGTRHRKFEASGGGPKKPKRVSDINAMGAPAASAPQFSAFEQSAPPMTNNTAYGVPTSAPNAYGPGFNQYSNFANVPQPQPNMPMNPPGPTQQPGASFPPQFSVFQQPIVQDMALQYGQKLADQGKEIVHTHFEKYIPVTKLKYYFAVDNRYVMNKLRLIFFPFTQRDWSLKYDHDNPVQPRYDINAPDLYIPTMAYITYVVLAGMVLGFQNRFSPEQLGIQASSALAYSIFELVIYTLALYIANIPTTLKTLDLLALTGYKYASIVSILLCSIFLRKAGYYISWLYASASLGFFLLRTLKAKVLSEPVQAQDPPTYDPYRQQQQQFEHTVGRKRKLYFLFLVTGLQPVLAFWLSMHLIPNDPTVTASTA
- the LOC134287788 gene encoding protein YIF1B-A isoform X2; its protein translation is MNYNASSGTRHPSGGGPKKPKRVSDINAMGAPAASAPQFSAFEQSAPPMTNNTAYGVPTSAPNAYGPGFNQYSNFANVPQPQPNMPMNPPGPTQQPGASFPPQFSVFQQPIVQDMALQYGQKLADQGKEIVHTHFEKYIPVTKLKYYFAVDNRYVMNKLRLIFFPFTQRDWSLKYDHDNPVQPRYDINAPDLYIPTMAYITYVVLAGMVLGFQNRFSPEQLGIQASSALAYSIFELVIYTLALYIANIPTTLKTLDLLALTGYKYASIVSILLCSIFLRKAGYYISWLYASASLGFFLLRTLKAKVLSEPVQAQDPPTYDPYRQQQQQFEHTVGRKRKLYFLFLVTGLQPVLAFWLSMHLIPNDPTVTASTA